One genomic segment of Actinoplanes ianthinogenes includes these proteins:
- a CDS encoding ATP-binding response regulator encodes MSVEWTRLVLLAAEITFAVLFLRALLGHLRSRDPLQRDVTLVFAPCALVFGLDVLWQTIGDRPAWTGAVTAVPLMAQPYLTMRLAARLRRVTPLVRLATLGGFVLLAVPLAVLPRPLPLPLITAAVTYFLAAEMAAAALLFDKARTRTGANRLRLMTAAAATLTFGVMIMTIGAATGGHQGLRAASRVLALLSGLGYLIAFAPPRWLRRLSSAAAAQSITERMLRAPAESPEQIWQAYTDIMRVQTGADAVAVLLPRADGSLEQAAYAGPPLDLPDEPIAADPAGLIRRGRPARLREGDPALLRHFGDDLRDDFVTVLRMPVPPDVEGWVLLLNRYRNLFSDDDLSLLAELGGQAGLLAERQAAMVRERRLATELSNSVDALTRANEAKSNFLANMSHELRTPLNAIIGFSDLMRLEEPEGDRRRVPADWVDHIHGSGRHLLGLINDILDLAKVEAGRMDLRVTPVRVDTAIEELLTGLAPLFADKRLTVMTELAPVTALADRLRLRQIVENLLSNAIKFTPSEGTISITVTGSDTDVTVTVADTGVGIADADAERVFEEFQQVGDPDRHRAGTGLGLALTRRLVEAQRGEITLRSAPGQGSTFSVRLPAAPVARSSAAGAANAPYVLLVEDDPHSAELMQTQLSNAGYRVEVAGTGESGLAVARTHKPDAIVLDVELPGISGWEVIRRLKADAALATVPVFFASILDEAPAGLALGAHDYFVKPVDQPALLSALSNAIAARPAPRVLVVDHDDAIRQAIEDGLRAGGADVVACADGRDGLARSRAENFDLIVCDMQSPSADGFSLLAELEQDPSGRHTPVLGLSAAALAERAPGDAAPLIATAMAGGVVAEAMAGGAGWDSLAPLLGHHPAAHLGLPHHPAHPAARRTAGGAHPPAGTVQLRSAVPSLEDQ; translated from the coding sequence ATGAGCGTCGAGTGGACCCGCCTCGTCCTGCTCGCCGCGGAGATCACCTTCGCGGTGCTCTTCCTGCGCGCGCTGCTCGGCCACCTCCGCTCCCGGGACCCGCTGCAACGCGACGTGACCCTGGTGTTCGCGCCGTGTGCGCTGGTCTTCGGGCTCGACGTGCTGTGGCAGACCATCGGCGACCGACCGGCCTGGACCGGGGCGGTGACCGCCGTGCCGCTGATGGCCCAGCCCTACCTGACGATGCGCCTGGCCGCCCGGCTCCGGCGGGTCACGCCGCTGGTGAGGCTCGCCACGCTGGGCGGCTTCGTGCTGCTGGCCGTCCCGCTCGCGGTGCTGCCCCGCCCGCTGCCGCTTCCGCTGATCACCGCCGCGGTGACCTACTTCCTGGCCGCCGAGATGGCCGCCGCCGCGCTGCTGTTCGACAAGGCCCGCACCCGCACCGGCGCGAACCGGCTCCGGCTGATGACCGCGGCCGCGGCCACCCTCACCTTCGGCGTGATGATCATGACGATCGGCGCGGCGACCGGCGGGCACCAGGGCCTGCGCGCCGCCAGCCGGGTGCTGGCCCTGCTCAGCGGTCTCGGTTACCTGATCGCGTTCGCGCCGCCGCGCTGGCTGCGCCGGCTCTCCTCGGCCGCCGCCGCGCAGTCGATCACCGAGCGGATGCTGCGGGCGCCGGCCGAGTCGCCGGAGCAGATCTGGCAGGCGTACACCGACATCATGCGGGTGCAGACCGGCGCCGACGCGGTCGCGGTGCTGCTGCCCCGCGCGGACGGTTCGCTGGAGCAGGCCGCGTACGCCGGTCCGCCGCTCGACCTGCCGGACGAGCCGATCGCCGCCGACCCGGCCGGGCTGATCCGCCGCGGCCGCCCGGCCCGGCTGCGCGAGGGCGACCCGGCGCTGCTCCGGCACTTCGGTGACGACCTGCGCGACGACTTCGTCACCGTGCTGCGGATGCCGGTGCCGCCCGACGTCGAGGGCTGGGTGCTGCTGCTCAACCGGTACCGCAACCTGTTCAGCGACGACGACCTGAGCCTGCTGGCCGAACTCGGCGGGCAGGCCGGGCTGCTCGCCGAACGGCAGGCCGCGATGGTCCGCGAGCGCCGGCTGGCCACCGAGCTGAGCAACTCGGTCGACGCGCTGACCCGGGCGAACGAGGCGAAGAGCAACTTCCTGGCGAACATGAGCCACGAGTTGCGTACCCCGCTCAACGCGATCATCGGGTTCAGCGACCTGATGCGCCTGGAGGAGCCGGAGGGCGACCGCCGCCGGGTGCCGGCCGACTGGGTCGACCACATCCACGGCAGCGGCCGGCACCTGCTCGGGCTGATCAACGACATCCTGGACCTGGCCAAGGTCGAGGCCGGCCGGATGGACCTGCGGGTCACCCCGGTCCGGGTGGACACCGCGATCGAGGAGCTGCTCACCGGGCTGGCCCCGCTCTTCGCCGACAAGCGGCTGACCGTGATGACCGAGCTGGCCCCGGTGACCGCGCTCGCCGACCGGCTCCGGCTGCGGCAGATCGTGGAGAACCTGCTGTCCAACGCGATCAAGTTCACCCCGTCCGAGGGCACCATCTCGATCACCGTGACCGGGTCGGACACCGACGTGACGGTGACCGTCGCGGACACCGGGGTGGGCATCGCCGACGCCGACGCGGAACGCGTCTTCGAGGAGTTTCAGCAGGTCGGCGATCCGGACCGGCACCGGGCCGGCACCGGCCTGGGCCTGGCACTGACCCGCCGGCTGGTCGAGGCCCAGCGCGGCGAGATCACCCTGCGCTCCGCTCCGGGCCAGGGCAGCACCTTTTCGGTACGCCTGCCCGCCGCCCCGGTCGCCCGGTCCAGTGCCGCCGGCGCCGCGAACGCCCCGTACGTCCTGCTCGTCGAGGACGACCCGCACTCGGCCGAGCTGATGCAGACCCAGCTGAGCAACGCCGGTTACCGGGTGGAGGTGGCCGGCACCGGGGAGAGCGGCCTGGCCGTGGCCCGCACGCACAAGCCGGACGCCATCGTCCTGGACGTGGAGCTGCCCGGCATCTCCGGCTGGGAGGTGATCCGCCGGCTCAAGGCGGACGCCGCGCTGGCCACCGTACCGGTCTTCTTCGCCAGCATCCTGGACGAGGCGCCGGCCGGCCTGGCGCTCGGCGCGCACGACTACTTCGTCAAGCCGGTCGACCAGCCGGCCCTGCTCAGCGCCCTGTCCAACGCGATCGCCGCCCGGCCCGCCCCGCGCGTGCTGGTGGTCGACCACGACGACGCGATCCGCCAGGCGATCGAGGACGGCCTGCGGGCCGGCGGCGCCGACGTGGTGGCCTGCGCCGACGGCCGGGACGGCCTGGCCCGCAGCCGGGCGGAGAACTTCGACCTGATCGTCTGCGACATGCAGTCCCCGTCCGCGGACGGCTTCAGCCTGCTCGCCGAACTCGAACAGGACCCGTCCGGACGCCACACCCCGGTGCTCGGGCTGAGCGCGGCGGCCCTGGCCGAACGCGCGCCCGGCGACGCCGCGCCGCTGATCGCCACCGCGATGGCCGGCGGGGTGGTCGCCGAGGCGATGGCCGGCGGCGCCGGATGGGACAGCCTGGCCCCGCTGCTCGGTCACCACCCGGCGGCACACCTGGGGCTCCCGCATCACCCGGCGCATCCGGCGGCCCGGCGGACCGCCGGCGGCGCCCACCCGCCGGCCGGCACCGTCCAGCTCCGCAGCGCCGTCCCGTCCTTGGAGGACCAGTGA
- the truB gene encoding tRNA pseudouridine(55) synthase TruB: MTSHDVVARIRRLAGTRRVGHGGTLDPMATGVLIIGVNRATRLLTYVIGAAKSYTATIRLGESTVTDDAEGEVTATASVAAVRDEAIRAQLGTQVGEIDQVPSAVSAIKINGQRAYKRVRDGEAVEIPARRVTVHRLDVLDIRRPEGRDVIDVDVDVSCSSGTYIRAIARDLGAALQVGGHLTALRRTAVGEMTLDVASTLEQLEERAPEVVDLPMAEAARRAFPQRVATEEETRVLRHGGPLATVGIDGPYAVFDQAGEVLAIVSERGGRARAEIVLSPA; this comes from the coding sequence ATGACGTCGCACGACGTGGTGGCGCGGATTCGGCGGCTGGCCGGGACTCGGCGGGTCGGGCATGGGGGGACGCTGGATCCGATGGCGACCGGGGTGCTGATCATCGGGGTGAATCGGGCCACCCGCCTGCTGACCTACGTGATCGGTGCGGCGAAAAGTTACACCGCGACCATCCGGCTGGGTGAGTCGACCGTGACCGACGACGCCGAGGGCGAGGTCACCGCGACCGCCTCGGTCGCCGCGGTGCGTGACGAGGCGATCCGGGCCCAGCTGGGGACGCAGGTCGGGGAGATCGACCAGGTGCCGAGCGCGGTCAGCGCTATCAAGATCAACGGGCAGCGGGCCTACAAGCGGGTGCGCGACGGTGAGGCGGTGGAGATCCCGGCTCGGCGGGTGACCGTGCACCGGCTCGACGTGCTGGACATCCGGCGGCCGGAGGGTCGTGACGTGATCGACGTGGACGTCGACGTGAGCTGCTCGTCGGGGACCTACATCCGGGCCATCGCCCGGGATCTGGGCGCGGCCCTCCAGGTCGGCGGGCACCTCACCGCGCTGCGGCGGACCGCGGTCGGTGAGATGACGCTGGACGTGGCGTCCACCCTGGAGCAGCTGGAGGAGCGCGCCCCGGAGGTGGTCGACCTGCCGATGGCGGAGGCGGCCCGGCGGGCGTTCCCGCAGCGGGTGGCGACCGAGGAGGAGACCCGGGTGCTGCGGCACGGCGGCCCGCTGGCGACGGTCGGGATCGACGGGCCCTACGCGGTGTTCGACCAGGCGGGTGAGGTCCTGGCGATCGTGAGCGAGCGGGGCGGCCGGGCCCGGGCGGAGATCGTGCTGTCGCCGGCGTGA
- a CDS encoding response regulator, producing the protein MTHRILLVEDEELNRMLVKAVLSRAGVDTVRDAELVDATTLAEARDSLRAGGYDLILLDLNLPDGNGLSLARELKTGEPPADRPKPVVVAVTASVLPQDQKAALDAGCDDFLDKPYAAADLIATVARHLK; encoded by the coding sequence GTGACACACCGCATCCTTCTGGTGGAGGACGAGGAACTGAACCGGATGCTGGTCAAGGCCGTGCTCTCCCGGGCCGGCGTGGACACGGTCCGCGACGCCGAACTGGTCGACGCCACCACGCTGGCCGAGGCCCGGGACAGCCTGCGCGCCGGCGGCTACGACCTGATCCTGCTCGACCTCAACCTGCCCGACGGCAACGGGCTCAGCCTGGCCCGCGAGCTGAAGACCGGCGAGCCGCCGGCGGACCGCCCGAAACCCGTGGTGGTCGCGGTGACCGCCTCGGTGCTGCCGCAGGATCAGAAGGCCGCGCTGGACGCCGGCTGCGACGACTTCCTGGACAAGCCCTACGCCGCCGCGGACCTGATCGCCACCGTCGCGCGGCACCTCAAATAG
- a CDS encoding IS256 family transposase, whose translation MAAEPSLNVANLLREHLQSASPDLLRAMVKTFADVLMSAEVDALCGAEYGERSDERTNSRNGYRHRDWDTRAGTVELAIPKLRQGSYFPDWLLQHRRRAEQALVSVVATSYLLGVSTRRVEKLVEQLGIKQLSKSQVSEMARHLDAQVEAFRQRPLDAGPYTFVWVDALVIKVREHGRTINVHALIAVGVNADGGREVLGLEISSDEDGAGWLAFLRSLTARGLAGVRLVVSDAHRGLVSAIGAALPGASWQRCRTHYLRNLLAKVPKTAQPWVATLVRTVFDQPDTDEVHAQFARVLDTIAEKFPDAAEHLDDAQADLLAFTGFPRELWRQIWSNNPQERLNKEIRRRTDVVGIFPNRAAIIRLVGAVLAEQTDEWVEGRRYMGLDLLRKARLTPITTSQDTEAPEPAEIAA comes from the coding sequence ATGGCCGCAGAACCGAGTCTGAACGTCGCGAACCTGTTGCGCGAGCATCTTCAATCGGCGAGCCCTGATCTGCTGCGGGCGATGGTGAAAACCTTCGCTGACGTGCTGATGTCCGCCGAAGTCGACGCGCTGTGTGGCGCCGAGTACGGCGAACGCAGCGATGAGCGCACCAACTCCCGTAACGGCTACCGCCACCGCGACTGGGACACCCGCGCCGGCACCGTCGAACTGGCCATCCCCAAACTGCGGCAAGGCTCCTACTTCCCGGACTGGCTACTGCAACACCGCCGCCGCGCCGAACAAGCCCTCGTCAGCGTCGTCGCGACCAGCTACCTGCTCGGCGTCTCCACCCGCCGGGTCGAGAAACTGGTCGAGCAACTCGGCATCAAGCAGCTGTCCAAAAGCCAGGTCAGCGAGATGGCCCGCCATCTCGACGCCCAGGTCGAAGCGTTCCGCCAACGCCCGCTCGACGCCGGCCCCTACACGTTCGTCTGGGTCGACGCCCTGGTCATCAAGGTCCGCGAGCACGGCCGCACGATCAACGTGCACGCGCTGATCGCGGTCGGGGTCAACGCCGACGGCGGCCGCGAAGTCCTCGGCCTGGAGATCAGCTCCGACGAAGACGGCGCCGGCTGGCTGGCCTTCCTCCGATCGCTGACGGCCCGCGGTCTGGCCGGGGTCCGGCTGGTCGTCTCCGACGCCCACCGCGGCCTGGTCTCCGCGATCGGGGCTGCCCTGCCGGGCGCGTCCTGGCAACGCTGCCGCACCCACTACCTGCGCAACCTGCTCGCCAAAGTCCCCAAAACAGCGCAGCCCTGGGTCGCCACCCTGGTCCGCACCGTCTTCGACCAACCCGACACCGACGAAGTCCACGCCCAGTTCGCCCGCGTGCTCGACACCATCGCCGAGAAATTCCCTGACGCCGCCGAACACCTCGACGACGCCCAAGCCGACCTGCTCGCCTTCACCGGATTCCCGCGCGAACTGTGGCGCCAGATCTGGTCGAACAACCCGCAAGAACGCCTGAACAAGGAAATCCGCCGCCGCACCGACGTCGTCGGGATCTTCCCGAACCGGGCCGCGATCATCCGCCTCGTCGGCGCCGTACTCGCCGAACAAACCGACGAATGGGTCGAAGGACGCCGCTACATGGGCCTGGACCTACTCCGCAAAGCCCGCCTCACACCCATCACCACCAGCCAAGACACCGAAGCACCCGAACCAGCCGAGATCGCCGCATAG